In the Oncorhynchus keta strain PuntledgeMale-10-30-2019 chromosome 14, Oket_V2, whole genome shotgun sequence genome, one interval contains:
- the LOC118393463 gene encoding G protein-coupled receptor kinase 5 isoform X3 produces MSLCEKQPIGRLLFRLYCETRPELLRCIHLLDAMDDYELAPDEKRKSRGGEIIGKFLTKQSSECVEAAESLAEQCRENLELHPCKEIFSDCRKALHDYLRRAPFSDYQNSMYFDRFLQWKMLERQPITKDTFRQYRVLGKGGFGEVCACQVRATGKMYACKKLEKKRIKKRKGESMALNEKQILEKVNSRFVVSLAYAYETKDALCLVLTLMNGGDLKFHIYSMGTPGFEKERVQFYAAQICCGLDHLHQESIVYRDLKPENILLDDNGHIRISDLGLAIKVPEGDPIRGRVGTVGYMAPEVINNERYGMSPDWWGLGCLIYEMTAGRSPFRARKERVKREEVEKRVQEGEEEYSDKFTEDTQAICRVLLTKDPKQRLGCTTEGSTGVKAHCFFRNINFKRLEAGIQEPSFVPDPRAVYCKDVLDIEQFSTVKGVNLDQTDNDFYFKFSTGCVSIPWQHEMIDTECFSDLNVFGPQATRTPDLDWNTPPEPPRRSLLDRIFRRHHPEVSIANSRVSSCSVNSVDSMSNSAP; encoded by the exons ATGAGCCTGTGTGAGAAGCAGCCCATCGGCAGACTGCTGTTCCGCCTGTACTGTGAGACCAGACCTGAATTGCTGCGATGCATCCACCTACTGGACGccatg GATGACTATGAGCTGGCGCCTGATGAGAAACGGAAAAGCAGAGGAGGTGAAATTATTGGGAAGTTCCTCACTAAACAG TCGTCAGAGTGTGTGGAGGCAGCAGAGAGCCTTGCTGAGCAGTGTAGAGAGAACCTGGAACTTCACCCCTGCAAGGAGATCTTCAGTGACTGTCGCAA GGCTCTCCATGACTACCTGAGACGAGCTCCCTTCTCTGACTACCAAAACAGCATGTACTTTGACCGTTTCCTACAGTGGAAGATGCTGGAGAG ACAGCCAATAACTAAAGACACGTTTCGACAGTACCGAGTACTGGGGAAGGGAGGATTCGGAGAG GTGTGTGCGTGCCAGGTGCGAGCCACAGGGAAGATGTATGCCTGCAAGAAGCTGGAGAAGAAGAGAAttaagaagaggaaaggagagtccATGGCCCTTAATGAGAAACAAATACTAGAGAAGGTCAACAGCAGATTTGTT GTTAGTTTAGCATATGCCTATGAGACCAAAGATGCTCTGTGTCTGGTGCTGACCTTAATGAATGGAGGGGATCTGAAGTTCCACATCTACAGCATGGGGACTCCAGGTTTTGAGAAGGAAAGGGTCCAGTTCTATGCTGCCCAGATCTGCTGCGGCCTGGACCACCTACACCAGGAATCGATCGTCTACAG gGATTTAAAACCAGAGAATATTCTATTAGATGATAATG GACACATCCGGATCTCAGATCTGGGCCTGGCCATCAAAGTGCCTGAAGGGGACCCCATACGAGGCAGagtgggaacagtgggttacatGG ctCCGGAGGTGATCAACAACGAGCGCTATGGGATGAGTCCAGACTGGTGGGGGCTGGGATGTCTCATCTACGAGATGACTGCCGGACGCTCACCCTTCCGCGCACGCAAAGAACGAGTGAAGAGGGAAGAAGTGGAGAAGAGGGtgcaggaaggagaggaggagtacAGCGACAAGTTTACAGAGGACACCCAGGCCATCTGTAGAGTG ctgttgACCAAAGATCCTAAGCAGAGGCTGGGCTGTACAACGGAGGGGTCAACAGGGGTGAAGGCTCACTGCTTCTTCAGGAACATCAACTTTAAGAGACTAGAGGCAGGCATCCAGGAGCCCTCCTTTGTACCTGAT CCCCGGGCGGTGTACTGTAAGGATGTGTTGGACATTGAGCAGTTCTCTACAGTCAAGGGAGTAAATCTGGACCAAACCGACAACGACTTCTACTTCAAATTCTCTACAGGCTGCGTGTCCATCCCATGGCAGCACGAG aTGATAGACACAGAGTGTTTCAGTGATCTGAATGTGTTCGGGCCCCAGGCGACCAGAACCCCAGATCTGGACTGGAACACACCCCCCGAGCCTCCCCGACGCAGCCTGCTGGACAGGATCTTCAGGAGAcat cACCCCGAGGTGTCCATCGCCAACAGTCGCGTGTCTTCCTGCAGTGTGAACTCAGTGGACTCCATGTCAAACTCTGCCCCCTAG
- the LOC118393463 gene encoding G protein-coupled receptor kinase 5 isoform X2, which produces MSSPAGGGGKRKGRSKKWKEILRFPHISQCTELGNSIDRDYMSLCEKQPIGRLLFRLYCETRPELLRCIHLLDAMDDYELAPDEKRKSRGGEIIGKFLTKQSSECVEAAESLAEQCRENLELHPCKEIFSDCRKALHDYLRRAPFSDYQNSMYFDRFLQWKMLERQPITKDTFRQYRVLGKGGFGEVCACQVRATGKMYACKKLEKKRIKKRKGESMALNEKQILEKVNSRFVVSLAYAYETKDALCLVLTLMNGGDLKFHIYSMGTPGFEKERVQFYAAQICCGLDHLHQESIVYRDLKPENILLDDNGHIRISDLGLAIKVPEGDPIRGRVGTVGYMAPEVINNERYGMSPDWWGLGCLIYEMTAGRSPFRARKERVKREEVEKRVQEGEEEYSDKFTEDTQAICRVLLTKDPKQRLGCTTEGSTGVKAHCFFRNINFKRLEAGIQEPSFVPDPRAVYCKDVLDIEQFSTVKGVNLDQTDNDFYFKFSTGCVSIPWQHEMIDTECFSDLNVFGPQATRTPDLDWNTPPEPPRRSLLDRIFRRHHPEVSIANSRVSSCSVNSVDSMSNSAP; this is translated from the exons gtggaGGAGGGAAGCGGAAAGGGAGGAGTAAGAAATGGAAGGAGATCCTTCGCTTCCCCCACATCAGCCAGTGCACTGAGCTGGGCAACAGCATCG ATCGGGACTACATGAGCCTGTGTGAGAAGCAGCCCATCGGCAGACTGCTGTTCCGCCTGTACTGTGAGACCAGACCTGAATTGCTGCGATGCATCCACCTACTGGACGccatg GATGACTATGAGCTGGCGCCTGATGAGAAACGGAAAAGCAGAGGAGGTGAAATTATTGGGAAGTTCCTCACTAAACAG TCGTCAGAGTGTGTGGAGGCAGCAGAGAGCCTTGCTGAGCAGTGTAGAGAGAACCTGGAACTTCACCCCTGCAAGGAGATCTTCAGTGACTGTCGCAA GGCTCTCCATGACTACCTGAGACGAGCTCCCTTCTCTGACTACCAAAACAGCATGTACTTTGACCGTTTCCTACAGTGGAAGATGCTGGAGAG ACAGCCAATAACTAAAGACACGTTTCGACAGTACCGAGTACTGGGGAAGGGAGGATTCGGAGAG GTGTGTGCGTGCCAGGTGCGAGCCACAGGGAAGATGTATGCCTGCAAGAAGCTGGAGAAGAAGAGAAttaagaagaggaaaggagagtccATGGCCCTTAATGAGAAACAAATACTAGAGAAGGTCAACAGCAGATTTGTT GTTAGTTTAGCATATGCCTATGAGACCAAAGATGCTCTGTGTCTGGTGCTGACCTTAATGAATGGAGGGGATCTGAAGTTCCACATCTACAGCATGGGGACTCCAGGTTTTGAGAAGGAAAGGGTCCAGTTCTATGCTGCCCAGATCTGCTGCGGCCTGGACCACCTACACCAGGAATCGATCGTCTACAG gGATTTAAAACCAGAGAATATTCTATTAGATGATAATG GACACATCCGGATCTCAGATCTGGGCCTGGCCATCAAAGTGCCTGAAGGGGACCCCATACGAGGCAGagtgggaacagtgggttacatGG ctCCGGAGGTGATCAACAACGAGCGCTATGGGATGAGTCCAGACTGGTGGGGGCTGGGATGTCTCATCTACGAGATGACTGCCGGACGCTCACCCTTCCGCGCACGCAAAGAACGAGTGAAGAGGGAAGAAGTGGAGAAGAGGGtgcaggaaggagaggaggagtacAGCGACAAGTTTACAGAGGACACCCAGGCCATCTGTAGAGTG ctgttgACCAAAGATCCTAAGCAGAGGCTGGGCTGTACAACGGAGGGGTCAACAGGGGTGAAGGCTCACTGCTTCTTCAGGAACATCAACTTTAAGAGACTAGAGGCAGGCATCCAGGAGCCCTCCTTTGTACCTGAT CCCCGGGCGGTGTACTGTAAGGATGTGTTGGACATTGAGCAGTTCTCTACAGTCAAGGGAGTAAATCTGGACCAAACCGACAACGACTTCTACTTCAAATTCTCTACAGGCTGCGTGTCCATCCCATGGCAGCACGAG aTGATAGACACAGAGTGTTTCAGTGATCTGAATGTGTTCGGGCCCCAGGCGACCAGAACCCCAGATCTGGACTGGAACACACCCCCCGAGCCTCCCCGACGCAGCCTGCTGGACAGGATCTTCAGGAGAcat cACCCCGAGGTGTCCATCGCCAACAGTCGCGTGTCTTCCTGCAGTGTGAACTCAGTGGACTCCATGTCAAACTCTGCCCCCTAG
- the LOC118393463 gene encoding G protein-coupled receptor kinase 5 isoform X1, with protein MELENIVANTVLLKAREGGGGKRKGRSKKWKEILRFPHISQCTELGNSIDRDYMSLCEKQPIGRLLFRLYCETRPELLRCIHLLDAMDDYELAPDEKRKSRGGEIIGKFLTKQSSECVEAAESLAEQCRENLELHPCKEIFSDCRKALHDYLRRAPFSDYQNSMYFDRFLQWKMLERQPITKDTFRQYRVLGKGGFGEVCACQVRATGKMYACKKLEKKRIKKRKGESMALNEKQILEKVNSRFVVSLAYAYETKDALCLVLTLMNGGDLKFHIYSMGTPGFEKERVQFYAAQICCGLDHLHQESIVYRDLKPENILLDDNGHIRISDLGLAIKVPEGDPIRGRVGTVGYMAPEVINNERYGMSPDWWGLGCLIYEMTAGRSPFRARKERVKREEVEKRVQEGEEEYSDKFTEDTQAICRVLLTKDPKQRLGCTTEGSTGVKAHCFFRNINFKRLEAGIQEPSFVPDPRAVYCKDVLDIEQFSTVKGVNLDQTDNDFYFKFSTGCVSIPWQHEMIDTECFSDLNVFGPQATRTPDLDWNTPPEPPRRSLLDRIFRRHHPEVSIANSRVSSCSVNSVDSMSNSAP; from the exons gtggaGGAGGGAAGCGGAAAGGGAGGAGTAAGAAATGGAAGGAGATCCTTCGCTTCCCCCACATCAGCCAGTGCACTGAGCTGGGCAACAGCATCG ATCGGGACTACATGAGCCTGTGTGAGAAGCAGCCCATCGGCAGACTGCTGTTCCGCCTGTACTGTGAGACCAGACCTGAATTGCTGCGATGCATCCACCTACTGGACGccatg GATGACTATGAGCTGGCGCCTGATGAGAAACGGAAAAGCAGAGGAGGTGAAATTATTGGGAAGTTCCTCACTAAACAG TCGTCAGAGTGTGTGGAGGCAGCAGAGAGCCTTGCTGAGCAGTGTAGAGAGAACCTGGAACTTCACCCCTGCAAGGAGATCTTCAGTGACTGTCGCAA GGCTCTCCATGACTACCTGAGACGAGCTCCCTTCTCTGACTACCAAAACAGCATGTACTTTGACCGTTTCCTACAGTGGAAGATGCTGGAGAG ACAGCCAATAACTAAAGACACGTTTCGACAGTACCGAGTACTGGGGAAGGGAGGATTCGGAGAG GTGTGTGCGTGCCAGGTGCGAGCCACAGGGAAGATGTATGCCTGCAAGAAGCTGGAGAAGAAGAGAAttaagaagaggaaaggagagtccATGGCCCTTAATGAGAAACAAATACTAGAGAAGGTCAACAGCAGATTTGTT GTTAGTTTAGCATATGCCTATGAGACCAAAGATGCTCTGTGTCTGGTGCTGACCTTAATGAATGGAGGGGATCTGAAGTTCCACATCTACAGCATGGGGACTCCAGGTTTTGAGAAGGAAAGGGTCCAGTTCTATGCTGCCCAGATCTGCTGCGGCCTGGACCACCTACACCAGGAATCGATCGTCTACAG gGATTTAAAACCAGAGAATATTCTATTAGATGATAATG GACACATCCGGATCTCAGATCTGGGCCTGGCCATCAAAGTGCCTGAAGGGGACCCCATACGAGGCAGagtgggaacagtgggttacatGG ctCCGGAGGTGATCAACAACGAGCGCTATGGGATGAGTCCAGACTGGTGGGGGCTGGGATGTCTCATCTACGAGATGACTGCCGGACGCTCACCCTTCCGCGCACGCAAAGAACGAGTGAAGAGGGAAGAAGTGGAGAAGAGGGtgcaggaaggagaggaggagtacAGCGACAAGTTTACAGAGGACACCCAGGCCATCTGTAGAGTG ctgttgACCAAAGATCCTAAGCAGAGGCTGGGCTGTACAACGGAGGGGTCAACAGGGGTGAAGGCTCACTGCTTCTTCAGGAACATCAACTTTAAGAGACTAGAGGCAGGCATCCAGGAGCCCTCCTTTGTACCTGAT CCCCGGGCGGTGTACTGTAAGGATGTGTTGGACATTGAGCAGTTCTCTACAGTCAAGGGAGTAAATCTGGACCAAACCGACAACGACTTCTACTTCAAATTCTCTACAGGCTGCGTGTCCATCCCATGGCAGCACGAG aTGATAGACACAGAGTGTTTCAGTGATCTGAATGTGTTCGGGCCCCAGGCGACCAGAACCCCAGATCTGGACTGGAACACACCCCCCGAGCCTCCCCGACGCAGCCTGCTGGACAGGATCTTCAGGAGAcat cACCCCGAGGTGTCCATCGCCAACAGTCGCGTGTCTTCCTGCAGTGTGAACTCAGTGGACTCCATGTCAAACTCTGCCCCCTAG